The Tessaracoccus aquimaris sequence CCCATCAAGTGGGTCGTCACCACCGTGATCTCGACGATCATCTCCGGCCTCACCGCGTGGCTCCTCGGTCCGATCGGCACCTTCACAGCCGGGGTCTCGGGCGTCATCTTCGGCTACCTCACCTACCTTCTGGTGCGCGGGATCTTCTCCCGCAGGATCGGCCAGATCGTGATCGCCGTGGTCGTCTTGGCGGTCTACGGCTCGGTGCTGCTCGGCGTCTTCCCGACGGCGGCTGGCGTCAGTTGGCAGGCCCATCTGGGCGGCGCCCTCGGCGGCATCATCGCCGCCTGGCTGCTGCACAGCCGCGAGCGCAACCGCAAGCCCCAGCAGATGGCCTACTGACCCACCTTGGC is a genomic window containing:
- a CDS encoding rhomboid family intramembrane serine protease, with translation MSETGTPKKQSRLVQAFIVVGGLLALMWVLEGLDTVTANALDNYGIEPRKISDLPNILWAPLLHFGWGHLIANSVPFLVLGVVTYLSGPIKWVVTTVISTIISGLTAWLLGPIGTFTAGVSGVIFGYLTYLLVRGIFSRRIGQIVIAVVVLAVYGSVLLGVFPTAAGVSWQAHLGGALGGIIAAWLLHSRERNRKPQQMAY